A stretch of Schistocerca cancellata isolate TAMUIC-IGC-003103 chromosome 3, iqSchCanc2.1, whole genome shotgun sequence DNA encodes these proteins:
- the LOC126177054 gene encoding ice-structuring glycoprotein-like produces MRAPALLLVALSCAVAAVSAEPGFLGAAAPALVAAAPAAPAAVRVTVPTAAVIPPSISTQYHAQDELGGYAYGYNGGPSAKQEVRTPDGVVAGAYSYVDANNIVQSAQYASDPVNGFRVAATNLPVGPAAPAVVAAPAPVVAAHAGPAAAPAVLAAAPAVVAAAPASAAAAAAAHLVAKAHLLGRKKRGIFGAPVAYAAHAPAVVAAPAVVAASPGSTVVTVPGTSAYSFSTASLHPPQVVPASPQTAVAAAVAIDPHLAAKAHLLGRRKRSPGYLGAAGLVAAAPVAHAAPLAYAAPAAAVVPAGPVVATAPGSTTITNPPFRSFSYAAAAGHPAQVVPAGPAVAYAAAAPAVVAGPALPVAPAVAAAPAVAVANAAAAAHAANAAAAVNAANAANAANAAHAAAAARAANAAAAVNAANAVNAANAAAAVNAANAAAAANAAAAANAAAAAAAPAVVAAHAPAVVAAHAAAPAPAAAAVLPVTASSQYRVQDGLGQYTYGYADSNSVKTESRAVDGSTVGGYSYVDGHGLVQSVKYHADTLGFRVAATNLPVGHA; encoded by the exons ATGCGCGCTCCGGCTCTCCTGTTG GTTGCCCTGTCGTGCGCCGTGGCCGCCGTTTCGGCGGAGCCCGGCTTCCTCGGGGCCGCCGCCCCGGCGCtcgtcgccgccgcccccgccgcccccgccgccgtccGAGTGACAGTGCCCACGGCCGCCGTCATCCCGCCGTCCATCTCGACCCAGTACCACGCCCAAGACGAGCTCGGCGGCTACGCGTACGGCTACAACGGCGGCCCCTCTGCCAAGCAGGAGGTGCGCACGCCCGACGGCGTCGTGGCCGGCGCCTACTCCTACGTGGACGCCAACAACATCGTCCAGAGCGCCCAGTACGCCTCCGACCCCGTAAACGGCTTCCGTGTGGCCGCCACCAACCTGCCGGTcggccccgccgcccccgccgtggtAGCCGCACCCGCTCCCGTCGTCGCTGCTCACGCCGGccccgctgccgcccccgcagtactcgccgccgcccccgccgtcgtcGCAGCCGCTCCAGCttccgctgccgccgctgccgccgcacaCCTCGTGGCCAAGGCACACCTGCTGGGCCGCAAGAAGAGAGGAATCTTCGGAGCGCCCGTGGCGTACGCCGCCCACGCCCCCGCCGTCGTCGCCGCCCCCGCTGTCGTCGCCGCCTCCCCCGGGTCCACAGTGGTCACAGTGCCCGGCACCAGCGCATATTCCTTCAGCACCGCCTCTCTCCACCCGCCGCAGGTAGTCCCCGCTAGTCCTCAGACTGCCGTGGCAGCCGCTGTCGCTATCGACCCTCACCTCGCGGCCAAGGCGCACCTGCTGGGCCGCAGGAAGCGCAGCCCCGGCTATCTGGGAGCCGCAGGGCTGGTGGCTGCCGCCCCCGTCGCCCACGCCGCCCCCCTCGCCTACGCCGCCCCAGCCGCGGCCGTCGTCCCGGCCGGCCCCGTCGTCGCCACCGCCCCCGGCTCCACCACCATCACGAACCCGCCCTTCCGTAGCTTCTCTTACGCGGCCGCCGCCGGCCACCCTGCTCAGGTGGTACCTGCAGGTCCTGCCGTGGCGTACGCTGCCGCCGCTCCGGCCGTCGTTGCCGGCCCGGCTCTGCCCGTTGCCCCGGCTGTGGCAGCCGCCCCCGCTGTGGCCGTCGCCAACGCAGCTGCGGCTGCACACGCCGCCAATGCAGCTGCAGCTGTGAACGCCGCCAACGCCGCCAACGCTGCCAACGCCGCCCACGCCGCCGCAGCTGCACGTGCCGCCAATGCCGCTGCAGCTGTGAACGCTGCCAACGCCGTCAACGCCGCCAATGCCGCTGCAGCTGTGAACGCTGCCAACGCCGCCGCAGCTGCTAACGCCGCCGCAGCTGCCAACGCCGCCGCCGCAGCTGCCGCCCCCGCAGTGGTGGCTGCACACGCCCCCGCTGTCGTCGCTGCTCACGCCGCGgctcccgcccccgccgccgccgccgtccttcCAGTGACGGCCTCCAGCCAGTATCGCGTCCAGGACGGACTCGGCCAGTACACCTACGGCTACGCCGACAGTAATTCTGTCAAGACGGAGAGCCGCGCCGTCGACGGCTCGACTGTCGGTGGCTACTCCTACGTTGACGGGCACGGCCTGGTGCAGAGCGTCAAGTACCACGCCGACACCCTGGGCTTCAGGGTTGCAGCCACCAATCTGCCAGTAGGACACGCTTAA